CCAGCAGCGCGTCGGTGCGGCTGATCTTGAGGGTGCCGGTCAGGTAGTTGATGGAGAACACGCCGAAGATGTTGAAGAACACCCCGTCGATGTAGCGCGCGCCCATGCCCTTGAGCACGTTGCCCGGATAGCGCCGCAGCATGTCCATGAACGGAATGCGCAGCTCGGCGTTGCGCGCCTTCACAGCCGCGAACTCCGGCGTCTCCTGCACGTGCAGGCGGATGTACATGCCCACCCCCACCATCACGCCGGAAATCAGGAACGCGATGCGCCAGCCCCATGCGAGGAACTGCTCGTCGGTCAGCAGCCATGACAGGAGCGCTACCACGCCCGAGGCCATGCACAGGCCGATGGCCAGCCCGATCTGCGGCAGCGAGGCATAGAAGCCGCGCTTGCCCTTCGGCGCGTATTCGTACGCCATCAGCACCGCGCCGCCCCATTCGCCGCCCAGCCCGATGCCCTGCGCCACGCGCAGCAGCAACAACAGCAAGGGCGCTGCGATGCCGATCTGCGCGTAAGTGGGCACCAGGCCGATCAGGAAGGTGGCCACGCCCATGATCATCAAGGTGATGATGAGCATGCTCTTGCGGCCGATCTTGTCGCCGAAATGGCCGAAGATCACGCCGCCCAGCGGCCGCGTGACAAAGCCCACCGCGAACGTGGTGTAGGCCAGCAGGGTCGACACCACCGGGTCGCTGCCCGGGAAGTAGAGCTTGTTGAACACGATGCCGGCCACCACGCCGTACAGGAAGAAGTCGTACCACTCGATGGTGGCGCCCACCAGGGCCGAAACCACCACCCTGCGAATCGCTTTCTCGTCGCTTGCGCTCATGTCTTTGTCTCCGATGTGGTTGTCGCGGCGGCTGCCGCCCTCACGTCCTCTCTGATCATGTCGACGGCCTTCTCGGCCATCATCACGGCGGGTGCGTTGGTGTTGCCCGACACCAGCGTGGGCATGGCCGAGCAGTCGATCACGCGCAGCCCGGCCACGCCGTGTACGCAGAGGCGCGCATCGACCACCGCGAGCGGATCGTTGCCCATGCGGCAGGTGCCCGTGGGGTGAAAGATGGTGGCGCCGTTGTTGCGGCAGAACTCCAGCAGGTCGGCGTCGCTCGCGGCATCGGGGCCGGGCTTCACCTCGCGCTTCACGTAGGGCTGCATCGCGGGCGATTGCGCAATGGCGCGCGCTGCCTTCACGCCGGCCACGGTGGTCGCGCGGTCGAGCTCGGTGGCCAGGTAGTTGGGCTGCATCTCGGGCGGCTCGGCCGCGTCGAGCGAGCGGATGCGCACATGGCCGCGCGACTCGGGCCGCAACTGGCACACCGACATCGTGAAGCCCGAGTACGGATGCACCTTGCCGCCCGCCATGTCGGCCGAGAGCGTGGCCACGTGGAACTGGATGTCGGGCGTGGCGGCCACCGGCCGGCCGCTGTCGTCCTTCAGCGCGCGCATGAAGCAGCCGCCCTGGTTGATCCCCACCGCGAGCGGGCCGGTGCGGCGCGCCAGCCATTCCAGGCCCATGCTCGCCTGGCCGAACCAGGAGTTGAGCTGGTCGTTGGTGGTGATGGGCTTGCTGCATTCGTAGCCCAGCCGGATCTGCAGATGGTCCTGCAGGTTCTCGCCCACGCCCGGCAGCACATGCACCGGCGCGATGCCCATGCGCTCGAGCAGCGCGCGCGGGCCGATGCCCGAGAGCTGCAGCAGCTGCGGCGACTGGATCGAACCCGCCGAAAGCAGCACCTCGGCGCGGCAGCGCGCGGTCTTTGTCTCTCCGCCCTGGCGGTAGCTCACGCCCACGGCGCGCCGGCCGTCGAACACCAGCCGGTTGGCCAGCGCCTCCGTCTCGATGCGCAGATTGGGCCGGTTCCGCGCCGGCACCAGGTAGGCCTTGGCCGTGCTGCAGCGCCAGCCCTTGTGCGTGGTGAGCTGGTAGTAGCCCGCGCCTTCCTGAGCGGCGCCGTTGAAGTCGTCGGTGCGCGGCACGCCGATCTGCTGCGCGCCGCCGATGAAGGCCTCGATGAGTTCGTGCTTCGCCGCGATGTCCGACACCTTCAGCGGCCCGTCGCCGCCATGGAAGGCGCTCGCGCCGCGCTGGTTGCCTTCGGAGCGGATGAAGTAGGGCAGCACGTCGTCGTAGCCCCAGCCCGCATTGCCGAGCGCGGCCCAGTGGTCGTAGTCCTCCCGCTGGCCGCGGATGTAGATCAGCCCATTGATCGCGCTCGAACCGCCCAGCGTCTTGCCCCGGGGCCAGTAGATGCGCCGGCCGTTCATGTTCGGGTCGGGGTCGGTCTCGAAGCGCCAGTTGTAGGTGGGGCTCCACATCGTCTTGCCGTAGCCGATGGGCAGGTGGATCCAGAGCGACCTGTCCACCGGGCCCGCTTCGAGCAGCAGCACGCGCGTGGCCGGGTCTTCGCTCAGCCGGCCGGCCAGCACGCAGCCGGCCGAACCGGCGCCCACTACGATGTAGTCGAACTCTTCATCACGCATGCATGGCACCCGGGGAGTGGAACAATCGCTTGGCTTGCTTGCATCCTAGGTTAATGTTTTTCGGAACGCAATGTTCCATTTTTAAGGTTTACCCGCATGCCACGTTCCGCGCGCTCCGCAGCCGCCGTGTCTTCGCCATCGCTTTCCGTGCCTGCCGCGGAGGAGCCGGCCTCCGGCTCGTCGGCCGAGCGCAGCCTTCGCCTGCTGGCCTTGCTGGCCAGCGAAGGCCGCGCCCTCACGCTCGCCGAGCTGGCCGCGCAGCTGGGGCTGCCCAAGGGCACGGCACACCGCATCTGCACCCAGCTGCTGGCCACCGGCTTCCTGGCGCGCGACGTGGACGAGCGTTCGTTCAGCGTCGGCCCCGCGCTGCGCAAGCTCGCCTTCGACACCCTGAACCATGGCACGGTGCGCGGCCTGCGGCACCAGGTGCTGTCCGAACTCGTGCGGCAGGTCGGCGAGACCTGCAACCTCACCACGCTCGACGGCGCCCAGGTGCTCTACCTCGACCGCGTGGAGGCGCAGTGGCCGCTGCGGCTCACGCTCGACGTCGGTTCGCACGTGCCGCTGCACTGCACCGCGAGCGGCAAGCTGTTCCTGGCGCAGATGCCCAAGAAGGAGCGCGATGCGCTCATCGACCGGCTGCCGCTCGCGCGCATGACGGCCAACACGCTCGTCAAGCCCGATGCGCTGCGCGCCGAGTGCGATGCGATCGCCAGGCGCGGCTATTCGCGCGACTGCGAGGAATTCATCGCGGGGCTGGTGGCCGTGGCCGTGCCGGTGCGCGATGCGGCAGGGCAGGTGCGCGCGGCGCTCGCAGTGCATGCGCCGACCGCGCGCATGTCGATGGAAGAAGCGGTGAAGCGCATCGATGCGCTCAAGGCCGCCGCGGCGCGAATGAGCACACTGCTCTGAGCCCGGGCCCTTCGCCGCCGGCGCGCCGCCTCAGCGCCACTGCAGCAGCAGCGACCACGGCTGCCAGCTCATGTGGCGGTCGGTGCAGCCCGCCGCACCGATGTCGCAGCCGGCGGGCAGGTAGCTGGGATCGAGGGTCCGCGTGCCGGGCGCGAAGTCCAGCCGCCTGCGCGTGACCGACTGCAGCACGTTGCCGCCGATGGTGTCGAAGCCCCGGTCGTCGACCTTCACCACCACGTCGCAGTGCATCGGCAGCGGCTCGCCGCCCGTGGCCCGCGCCGCCAGCACGCCGCCGATCCCTTCGAAGCTGTCGAGCTCCGATGCCGCGCTGCGCGCATGGCAGGCCAGGTCGCCCACGCGCGGCGGCGTGTGCGCGAGATCGCAGGCCCGCATCGCGTAGCGCGTCTCGAGGCCAGCCGCCTCGGCCGCGCCGGCCTGCCAGGCGGCGCCCGCGTAGTCCGCATGCGCTTCCGAGAACACGAATTCGTCCGCGCCCAGTCCCGCCTGCTGCGCGAGCCAGCTCACGAAAGCCGCCGACCATGGCGTGTCGATCGCCGCCACGCGGTTCACCGCGGTGGCCATCGCGCGCAGCTCGGCCGCGTCGAGGCCCTGGTCCGGCCCCACGCCCAGTCCCTGCAGGTGCGAGGCGCTGGCCTGGTTGAGCGCCTGCTGCAGCAGCGTGCGGTCGGCTGGCTGCAGCGCGCCGAAGCGCACCAGCGACGGCAGCGGAGTGCGAGGTTGCGCTACCGCCTCCCAATAGCCGAGCACGCGCTGCCACGGCGCGGGGGCTGCGAGCGTGGGACGCGAATCCTCGGCCTCTGAACGGCCGGGCTCGACGAGCCGCCCTTCGGCGTCCATCGTCTGTGCGCCGAAGGCTTCGTGCTCGCGCTGCGCGGCGTCGGCCATCGCAAGGGCACGCGCGGGTGGCGGCGTCCGCACGGCGGTGTCCAGGCATGCCGATTCGGCCGCGGCAGCTGCCGATGCGAGCAGAAGCACCGCGGCCGCCGCCAGCGTGCGCGCCGGTGGCCCAGGAAAGAATGATGAAGAAGGCAGCATGTCGTGCGCAGCATAGCCAGGCCAGAGCGATGCGGCAGTGCCCACACGGCCGCCGCCGTCATGCCCCGAACAGCGGCAGCAGCTTCAGGCGCTGCACTTTGCCAGACGGGCCTCGCGGCAGGTCGGTGACAAAGCGGTAGTGGCCCGGCGCCTTGTAGCGGCCGAGCGTGTCGGCGCAGAAGGCGCGCAGTTCGTCCTCAGTGCAGGCGCAGCCTTCGCGCAGCACGATGCACACGCCGATCTCCTGGCCGTAGTGGCGGTCGGGCACGCCGACGGCCGCCGCCTCGAGCACCGCGGGATGCCGCAGCAGCGCCTCGTCGATCTCGCGCGGCGCGATGTTCTCGCCGCCCTTGATGATCAGCTCCTTGATGCGGCCGGTCACGAAGAAGAAGCCATCCGCATCGCGGTGGCCGAGATCGCCGGTGCGCAGCCATCCATCGGGCGTGAAGCTCGCGCGCGTGGCTTCGTCGTTCTTGTAGTAGCCGCGCATCACGTTGGCGCCGCGGATCGCCAGCTCGCCGGTCGTGCCGTCGGGCACCTCGGCCAGCGCGGCGTCGATGACCCGCGCCTCGCAGCCCGAGGCGCGGCCCACCGAGCCCAGCTTGCGCAGCGCGGGGTCGAGCGGGTTGGAGAAGGACGGCGCCGCGGTTTCGGTGAGCCCCATGGTTTCGACGATGCCGATGCCGAACTTCTGCTCGAAGGCGCGGTGGTGCTCCGGCGGCAGCGCGGCCGATGCCGAGCGGCAGAAGCGGATGGACGCGGTCTGTGCGGGCCGCGGCTCTTCGCCTTCGAGCAGGTACGAGATCATGGTGGGCACCACGTTGATCCAGCTGCACCCCGTGCCCGACGCCTGCTCCCAGAAGCGGCCGGCCGAGAACTTCGGTGGCATCGCGAGGCTGCCGCCATGGGCGAGCGGCGCGAGCATGGTCACGGCGAAGGCGTTGATGTGATAGAGCGGCAACACGGCCAGCACGCGGTCGGTGGGCTGCAGCGCGTGCTCGGCGCTGATCGCATGCGCGTTGGCCGTGAGGTTGCCCTGCGTGAGCATCACGCCCTTGGGCATGCCGGTGGTGCCGGAGGTGTACATCAGCAGGGCCACGTCGCCGGCCGCGGGTTGCGGCGTTTCCTCGTCGGGCGGTGCCTGCGCCTCGCCCGGCAGTGCATCGGCGTCGGGGCTGGCGACCAGCACCTCGACCGGCCGGCCGATGCCTTCGAGCATCGCGCGCACGCGTGCTTCCCATTCGGGCGCGACACACACCACGCGGCAATCCGAATGTGCGAGCACGTAGCGCATCTGCTCGGGCTGCGACAGCAGGTTGACCGGGTTCACGCACAGGCCGCCGTGCATGGCGCCGAGCAGCACGCGCAGCGTCTGCAGCCCGTTGGGCATGACCACCGACACCGTGTCGCTCGGCCGCGCGCCATGCGCGCGCAGCACCGCCGCCACCGTGCGGCAGCCGCGCGCGAGCTCGCCGAAGCCGATGCTTCTGCGTCCGCTCTCGGTGGACAACGCATACACCGCCTGCGGCTGCGCCGCCGCCTGCAGCTCGATCAGTTCATGAACGGTGGAGGCCGCCACGTTCAGCCCGCACCGTACTCGGCGAAGAAGGCGCCGAAGATGTCGTCCTCGCTCGGCACCCGTTCCGGAATCGGCCGCGACACGCGCGTGATGTTCAGGTAGTGCCGCAAGGTCATGTTGTCGGAGAAGTTGTTCTTGCCCCAGGTGCCGCAGCCCATCGACAGCGAGAACGGCAGGCCGTTGTCGAAGCTGCCGCCGGTGGCGATGCAGTGCGCCTGGTCGACGATCACGCGCGACACCGGCAGCGTGAGGCCGAGCGTCAATGCACGCTCGGGCACCGTGCTGTGCAGGCCGACCGAATGGCCTGCGCCTTCGTAGGCGTAGATGCGTGCGACCGTGGCGGCGGCTTCGTCGAAATTGCGTGCGGAATAGATCGCCAGCACCGGGCTCAGTTTCTCGCCCGAGAACGGATGCTCGTGGCCCACGCCGTCCTCGGCCACCATGAGGATGCGCGGATCCCTCGCCGCAATGGCCAGCCAGCCCTCGCGGTTGGCGCCGTCGAGGGCGGCCGCGCGCTCGGCGATCACGCGCGCCGACTGGCCGATGACGGCGGCCGAGAGCTTGCCATCGGGCCACATCAGCGACTGCAGCGTGGCCTTCTGCGCGGCCGCGAGCATGAATGCGCCGCGGTCCTTCAGCGCCGAGAGCATCCGGGCGCGCACCGCGTCCACGATCACCAGGCTGTTCTCCGACGAGCAGCTGGTCGCGTTGTCGAAGGTCTTGGACAGCAGGATGCGATCGGCCGCCGCGTTCACGTCGGCCGTTTCGTCGACGATGCCCGCCACGTTGCCCGCCCCCACGCCGAAGGCCGGCGTGCCGCTGGCGTAGGCCGCGCGCACGTTGGCCTGCGAGCCGGTCGCCACCACCAGGTCGCACAGGCGCATCAGCTCGGCCGTCGACTGCTTGTTGACCGGTGACGGCAGCAGCTGCACCAGGTCGCGCGGCGCGCCGATGCGGTCGAACTGCGCGTGGATGAATTCGATCAGCCGCGCCGCCGTCGACCAGCCCTTGGGCGAGGGCGCGACAATGACCGCGTTGCGCCCCTTGAGCGCGTTGATGATCTTGTTGGCCGGCGTGGCGCCCGGGTTGGTGGACGGCGTGACCGCGCACACCACGCCCACGGGCCGCGCGATCTCGACGATGCCGCGCGCCGGGTCTTCGGAGATCACGCCCACCGAGCGCGCGCCGCGCAGGTCGCGCAGCAGGCCGAAGGTCTTGCGGTGGTTCTTGCGCACCTTGTCTTCGACGTTGCCCACGCCCGTGTCGGCCACCGCCAGCTCGGCCAGTTCGCGGTTGCGCGCCGGCTCGATGATGGCCCAGCCCGCGGCGACCACGGCGGTGTCGACCTGCGCCTGCGACCAGGTTTCGTAGATGCGCTGTGCGGCGCGCGCGCGCGCCACCAGCTCGGCGATGGGGGAGGAGGGGGAATGGTTTTCCATGTGCATGCCTGTTTGCAGTCAGTCCACTTTGATGCTGGCCTCTTTCGCAAGCTTCTGCCAGCGCACGAGTTCCGTGGCCACCACCTTGCCCAATTGCTCCGGCGTGCCGCCGACGCCTTCGCTGCCCTGCGCCAGCAGCTTGTCGCGGATCTCCGGTTCCTTGACCACCGTGTTGATCACGCGGTTGAGCTTGTCGATGGTGGGCTGCGGCGTCTTCGCGGGCACGAACACCGCGTACCAGGAGTCGACGTCGAAATCGGCAATGCCCGCTTCCTGCATCGTGGGCACGTCGGGAAAGGCGGCGCTGCGCCGGGTGGTCGACACCGCCAGCGCCTTGAGCTTGCCGGCCTTCACGAACTGCGCGGCCGCGGGAATCGACACCCACAGCAGCGGCACCTGCCCGCCCATCACGTCGGTCACGGCCGGGCCGCCGCCGCGGTAGGGGATGTGCGTCATCTGGGTGCCGGTGCGCAGCTTCAGCAGCTCGCCCGCCAGGTGCCCGGGAGAGCCGTTGCCCACCGAGGCGAAGGACAACGATCCCGGCTTGGCCTTGGCGAGCGCCACCAGTTCAGCCACCGTGTTGGGCGCGAACTGCGTGTTGGCCACCAGGATCTGCGGCAGCGAGGCCACCAGCCCCACGGGCGCGAAGTCTTTCGCGGTGTCGAACGAGAGCTTGGCGTAGATCGCCGGGTTGATGGTGTGCGAAGACAGCGTGAACAGCACCGTGTAGCCGTCGGGTGCGGCCTTGGCCGCGATCTCGGTGCCGATGGAGCCGGCCGCGCCGCCGCGGTTGTCGATGAGCACCTGCTGGCCGAGCAGCGCCGAGAAGCGCTCCTGCACGATCCGCGCGATCACGTCGGTGCCGCCGCCGGGCGGGTACGGAACGATGAGCCTGATCGGCTTGTTCGGGTAGTCGGTGCCGTTTTGCGCCTGCGCAGCAAAAGGCGCGGCCAGGGTGGCGACCGCCAGCAGCGCGGCGCGCAGCCAGGGGGCGGGGAACAACAGCTTCATTCGAGTCTCCTTCTCCTTGTGGTGGATGCCGGCAGCGGCGCCGAGGCCGGCACCGGGCTTGCCCGGTAGCCCAGCGTGACGCTCGCGTCGCGCGCGCAGGCCAACAGGCGGTCGGCCAGTCCGCGCGCCTGCGTCCGCGCGAAGCGGATCGAGGGCACGCTCATGCCGACGGCCGCGACCGCCTCGCCGCGCGCGTTGAACACCGGCACGCCGAGACCGCAGACGCCCAGGCGCCATTCCTCGCGGTTTTCCGCATAGCCGCGAACGCGCGTGCGTTCGAGTTCCGAGAGAAGTGCATCGAAGCTGGTGATGCTGTTCTTCGTGTGCGCCGTGAGCGTGCCGAGGCGCTCGTGCAGCGCGGAAAGATCCGGCGCGGCCGCGGCGAGCAGGGCCTTGCCCGAAGCCACGCAATACGCCGCCGCCCGCCCGCCGACGCGCGAATAGGCGGCCACGGGCAGGGGACTGTCGAACTTGTCGAGGTAGACGATCTCGGCGCCGTCGAGCACCGCAAGATGGATGGTCTCGCCGGTCTGCTGTGCCAGCGCGGCGAGGTGCGGCCGCAGCAGCGAGCCCATGTCGGTGGCCTCGGACACCAGCGCGCCCAGCTCGAACAGGCGCAGGCTCGGGCGGTAGGCGCTGGTGGCCGGGTCCTGCACGGCCCAGCCGCAATCGACCAGGGTCTGCAGCGTGCGGTGCGCATTGCTGCGCGCCATGCCGAAGGCCTGGGCCAGGTCGGTGACGCGGCAGTCGCGCTGTTGCCGCGTCATCCATTCGATGGCGGCAAGGCCTTTGGCGAGGGTGGAATCCATGAGGCTTTAGATGTTCCGAATATTGGAACGTTGTTCCTGGATATGAGACGCAATGTTTGGACTGATCGTCCGGTTTGTCAATCGGGGACTTGGATGTAGGTCTAAACGTTTCAGGTCTTGCTTTTTTTCAGGGCGCGTGCACAGGCCACCGGGTACTCCCCTCCGCGCGGGGGACATTCGCGGAGCAAGGTACCCCGTCGGCGGGAGCGCGCCCTGAACAGCAGCGCCCCGATAGACCACAGACAGTCAATCAGCGCCTGTGCCGCCCCGCCATCAAATCAATCACTTCGCGGAAGATCGTGTTACCGGTAGACGTTGCAAGGTCGAGCACATGGCTGCGGCTGTAGTACGGACTCAGGTCGAGGCCGACCCCAACACCCGCGATCTCGATGTCGCCGCGCTGCTCCTGCCGCGCCACCACGTCGCGCAGGTGATGGTCGAGGTAGTGCGCGTCGTTGGCCAGGTGCGTGGCGCTGTCCATCGGCGAACCGTCGGAAATCACCAGCAGCAGCTTGCGCGCCTCCGGCCGCTGGCGCAGGCGCGCGCAGGCCCAGTCGACCGCCTCGCCGTCGATGCCTTCGCGGAACAGGTCGGCCTTCAGCAGCGCGGCCATCGCCGGGCGCGCGCGGCGCCAGGGCGTGGCGGCGGCCTTGAAGACGATGTGGCAGCGCTCGTTGAGGCGGCCGGGGTGAGCGGGTTTGCCGGCGCGCACCCACTCGCGCTGCGCACGGCCGCCATTCCAGGCGCCGGTGGTGAAGCCCAGCACCTCGCTGGCCGCGCCGGCCTGCTCGAGCGCGCGTGCGAACACGTCGGCCATCATCGCGACCGATTCGGCATGCTCTTTCATCGAACCCGAGCAGTCGATCAGGAACGTCACGATGCAGTCGGCCGCCGGCTCCATGCGTTCGGTCCGGAACAGGCGGCGCTCGGTCGGCGAGGCCACGAGTTGCGCGAGCCGGCGGCCGTCGATCAGGCCTTCCTCTTGGCCGCCGTCCCAGCCGTCGCGCGTGGGGTCGGCCAGCAGCGCGCGCAGCTCGCGCGCCAGGCGGGCGATGTTCACGCCCTGCGCGGCGATGCGGCGGTCGAGCTTCTCGCGGTGGCCGGCGAGCACCTCCCTGCGCGCGAGCGCGGCGGCGTCGTGTTCGCGGTCGTAGGCGGCGGTGAAGACGCGGTAGGCGCCGCCCGCGTCGTCAAGCACGGCGCTGCGGCCCGATTCGGCGGTGGTGAAGCGCTCGATGATCTCCTGGTCCATGTCGGCGACGAGGCTGAAGACGCTGCGCTTGTCGTCCACATGCGGGTCGCGCGCGGCCTCGCTTTCGCCTCCGGCCTCGTGCAGCATCGCGGCCACGGTGCGCGCGATCGACAGCGCATGCACCGCATAGGCCGCCTGGTCGGCACGGTCGCGGCGTAGGCCGGCCAGCTGGTGGCCGATCAGCGGCGCGAGCGCGAAGCGCGTGGCTTCGAGCATGTCCTCGGTTTCTTCCACCACCTGCTGGCCGCTCACGCGGGCGCGGCAGATCTGCGCCACGGCATAGAGCAGCAGGCCGCGCGCGGTGTCGGTCAGCCCCGAATGGTGGAAGGCCAGCGACCACTGTTCATGGCGATGCCGAAGGTTGCGGCGCATGCCCGCCATGATGTCGGGCACCATCGCTTCGGCGCGGAACTGCTCGAACATTTCGAACAGCATGCGCTCGACCGGATCCCCGGGCCGCAGGCTTTCGTGCAGCGCGGCATCGGATGCCGTGAGCCGCAGCGCCAATCCGTCGGCCACGCCGCGAAACGAGGCGAAGTCGTCGATCTCGGGCGAGGGATGCAGGTGCGGTGCGAACCACGGCAGCGCCACGCGGCCGCGATGCAGGCGCCGGCCGCGAAAGTGCAGGTCGCGCTCGCCGCTGAGGGCGCGCACCACGCCCGCGCAGAGTTCGGCCACCTGTTCCTCCTGCCGCACGCGGCGCTGCATGGCGCTGGCAGATGCAGTGGCGGGGGCAGGCGCGTCGGTCATTCGCGCGGTCCCGACAGCTCGTGCGACTCCTTCAGTTCCTGGTCGAAGCAGCGCTGGAAGTATTCGGCCACCAGGGGCCGCTCCGCGTCGTCGCACTTGTTGACGAAGGACAGCCGAAACGCGAGTGCCGGGTCCTTGAAGATCTCGACGTTCTCGGCCCAGGTGATCACGGTGCGCGGCGACATCAGCGTCGAGAGGTCGCCGGCCGCGAAGCCCTTGCGCGTGAGATCGGCTACGGCCACCATCGATGCGACCAGCGTGCGGCCCGCGTCGCCCGCCAGCGACGGCACGCGCGCCTGCACGATCGCGATCTCTTCGCCGGCCGGCAGGTAGTTGAGCGAAGCGACGATGTTCCAGCGGTCGATCTGTGCATGGTTGAGCCGCTGCGCGCCGTGGTACAGGCCGTTGAGGTTGCCCAGCCCCACTGTGTTGGCGGTGGCGAACAGGCGGAAGAAGGGATGCGGGCGCAGCACCTTGTTCTGGTCCATCAGCGTGAACTTGCCGTCCCGCTCCAGGATGCGCTGGATCACGAACA
This genomic window from Variovorax paradoxus contains:
- a CDS encoding cobaltochelatase CobT-related protein; translated protein: MTDAPAPATASASAMQRRVRQEEQVAELCAGVVRALSGERDLHFRGRRLHRGRVALPWFAPHLHPSPEIDDFASFRGVADGLALRLTASDAALHESLRPGDPVERMLFEMFEQFRAEAMVPDIMAGMRRNLRHRHEQWSLAFHHSGLTDTARGLLLYAVAQICRARVSGQQVVEETEDMLEATRFALAPLIGHQLAGLRRDRADQAAYAVHALSIARTVAAMLHEAGGESEAARDPHVDDKRSVFSLVADMDQEIIERFTTAESGRSAVLDDAGGAYRVFTAAYDREHDAAALARREVLAGHREKLDRRIAAQGVNIARLARELRALLADPTRDGWDGGQEEGLIDGRRLAQLVASPTERRLFRTERMEPAADCIVTFLIDCSGSMKEHAESVAMMADVFARALEQAGAASEVLGFTTGAWNGGRAQREWVRAGKPAHPGRLNERCHIVFKAAATPWRRARPAMAALLKADLFREGIDGEAVDWACARLRQRPEARKLLLVISDGSPMDSATHLANDAHYLDHHLRDVVARQEQRGDIEIAGVGVGLDLSPYYSRSHVLDLATSTGNTIFREVIDLMAGRHRR
- a CDS encoding AAA family ATPase encodes the protein MLSVREVFGIDTELQVPAFSERDDHVPEVDAVYRFNPDVTLAILAGFMRDRRVMVQGLHGTGKSSHIEQVAARLNWPCVRLNLDGHISRLDLVGKDAVVLREGQQVTEFQEGIVPWSLQRPVALVFDEYDAGRPDVMFVIQRILERDGKFTLMDQNKVLRPHPFFRLFATANTVGLGNLNGLYHGAQRLNHAQIDRWNIVASLNYLPAGEEIAIVQARVPSLAGDAGRTLVASMVAVADLTRKGFAAGDLSTLMSPRTVITWAENVEIFKDPALAFRLSFVNKCDDAERPLVAEYFQRCFDQELKESHELSGPRE